One window of Bacteroidales bacterium genomic DNA carries:
- the tsaE gene encoding tRNA (adenosine(37)-N6)-threonylcarbamoyltransferase complex ATPase subunit type 1 TsaE — protein MKPLRLGMNSLQDVPLVAGHLLPLMEQYPVVAFYGELGAGKTTLIAEICKQLGVSGAVTSPSFAIVNEYLTQNGRIIYHFDFYRIKDITEAYDIGYEEYFFSGNICLIEWPERIDQLLPEELLQVFIQVNPDGTRSVTVQTAGSME, from the coding sequence ATGAAACCACTTCGTCTGGGCATGAATTCCCTGCAGGATGTTCCCCTGGTGGCAGGCCATCTGTTGCCGCTCATGGAACAATATCCCGTTGTTGCTTTTTATGGCGAGCTGGGAGCCGGAAAAACCACTCTGATTGCCGAAATCTGCAAACAGCTCGGCGTTTCCGGTGCCGTCACCAGCCCTTCGTTTGCCATTGTCAACGAATACCTTACACAAAACGGCCGCATCATCTATCATTTTGATTTTTACAGGATCAAAGACATTACCGAAGCCTACGATATTGGCTATGAAGAATATTTTTTCAGCGGAAACATCTGCCTGATTGAATGGCCGGAACGAATTGACCAACTGCTTCCTGAGGAACTGCTTCAGGTGTTCATTCAGGTCAATCCGGATGGTACACGTTCCGTAACGGTTCAGACGGCCGGCAGTATGGAATAG
- a CDS encoding bifunctional response regulator/alkaline phosphatase family protein, with translation MKKTLILWVDDEIDLLRPHILFLQEKGYEVVTVTNGNDAIGQVSERAFDLIFLDENMPGLSGLETLSRIKTLRPDVPVVMITKSEEENIMDQAIGSKIADYLIKPVNPNQILLSIKKHTQTRELVSQKTTRDYQAEFSNISLRINSARNFDDWCEIYRKLVYWELELEASAGAEMEEILLFQKNEANREFAKYVSQNYLGWFDEKNAAKPLLSPSVMKNTIFPLLDKGEKVVFIVIDNLRLDQWQVIYQLVKDYLTVVNDELYCSILPTATQFARNALFSGLMPLEIGQLVPDLWISEEEEESKNQYEEELLRRQLSRAGKNAKTFYEKVNNLKAGRKLLEDIPSLLRNDLVVLVYNFVDLLSHARTEMEVIRELAVDEPAYRSLTLSWFQHSYLFDLIKALAAHPVTFVITTDHGSVRVANPVKVVGDKKTSVNLRYKQGRNLNYNPKEVFEIRQPARAHLPAAGVTSSYIFATGYDFLVYPNNYNYFVNYYRNTFQHGGISMEEMLIPLITLQPK, from the coding sequence GTTACCAACGGCAATGATGCCATAGGCCAGGTCAGTGAAAGGGCATTCGATCTGATATTTCTTGATGAGAACATGCCCGGACTGAGCGGGCTGGAAACCCTTTCCCGTATAAAAACCCTCCGGCCCGATGTTCCGGTTGTGATGATTACAAAAAGCGAAGAGGAAAACATCATGGATCAGGCGATCGGTTCAAAAATTGCCGACTACCTGATTAAACCCGTCAATCCCAACCAGATTCTCCTGTCAATAAAAAAACACACCCAGACCCGTGAGCTGGTATCACAAAAAACAACACGGGATTACCAGGCCGAGTTTTCCAACATCAGCCTGCGGATAAATTCTGCCCGCAATTTCGATGACTGGTGCGAAATTTACCGCAAACTGGTTTACTGGGAACTGGAACTGGAAGCTTCGGCCGGCGCCGAAATGGAAGAAATCCTTCTCTTTCAGAAAAACGAAGCCAACCGCGAATTTGCAAAATATGTCAGCCAGAACTACCTGGGCTGGTTTGACGAAAAAAACGCCGCCAAGCCCCTTCTTTCGCCCAGTGTAATGAAAAACACCATTTTCCCCCTGCTCGATAAGGGTGAGAAGGTGGTATTCATTGTGATTGACAACCTCCGCCTTGACCAGTGGCAGGTTATTTACCAGCTGGTAAAGGACTACCTTACGGTTGTGAACGATGAACTCTATTGCAGTATCCTGCCCACGGCAACACAGTTTGCACGCAATGCCCTTTTTTCCGGCCTGATGCCGCTGGAAATCGGGCAACTGGTTCCTGATTTGTGGATTTCGGAAGAGGAAGAGGAATCGAAAAACCAGTACGAGGAGGAACTTCTGCGCCGTCAGTTAAGCCGGGCAGGGAAAAATGCAAAAACCTTCTACGAAAAGGTCAACAACCTGAAAGCCGGCAGAAAACTCCTCGAAGACATTCCATCCCTGCTGCGGAACGACCTGGTTGTGCTTGTTTACAATTTTGTTGACCTGCTGTCGCATGCCCGTACCGAAATGGAGGTTATCCGCGAGCTGGCGGTGGATGAACCGGCTTACCGGTCGCTCACCCTTTCGTGGTTTCAGCATTCCTATCTCTTCGATCTTATCAAAGCACTGGCCGCTCATCCGGTCACCTTTGTCATTACCACCGATCACGGCTCCGTGCGGGTTGCCAATCCGGTGAAAGTTGTCGGCGATAAAAAGACCAGCGTCAATTTGCGTTATAAACAAGGGCGCAATCTGAACTACAATCCCAAAGAAGTATTTGAAATCCGCCAGCCTGCCAGGGCTCATCTTCCCGCGGCCGGAGTGACTTCTTCGTACATTTTTGCCACCGGATATGACTTCCTTGTCTATCCCAACAATTATAACTATTTTGTCAACTATTACCGGAATACCTTCCAGCACGGAGGTATATCAATGGAAGAAATGCTGATTCCTCTGATAACCCTGCAACCAAAATGA